One genomic window of Euleptes europaea isolate rEulEur1 chromosome 8, rEulEur1.hap1, whole genome shotgun sequence includes the following:
- the LOC130481618 gene encoding transmembrane protein 68-like, with amino-acid sequence MVSLFILIYGMAAAAASSAPEEGTLTLFTHMLKNMIGFDYLEEYLSYKWLLLPLILLYAFYVIILFTSYVASLLLHIWKKKNNLPEDIDKSWDLTRRGAAYFVDKVGRILHGYEVIGMENLPEGPGIIIYYHGAIVIDYPFLVARMYIEKGKAIHSVVHNYICHLPGIQLLLKMTGCKNFSRDECVKILKEGHSLGIAPGGLRELNFSDEFYNLLWGNHIGFAKVALEAKVPIIPIFTENVREVCRTIGKIWLTKWLYNNVAPLVLPTYGGFPVKLRTHIGEPIPYDPNITAKELAQKTKAAIENLRDKYQERPGNILRALLARFEKCHKDN; translated from the exons ATGGTTAGTTTGTTCATTCTCATATATGgaatggcagctgcagcagcatccagtGCTCCAGAGGAGGGAACCTTGACCTTGTTTACTCACATGCTAAAAAACATGATTGGTTTTGATTACCTGGAAGAATATCTGAGTTACAAGTGGCTGCTACTGCCTCTCATTCTGCTTTATGCCTTTTATGTTATCATACTTTTTACCAGTTATGTAGCCTCACTTTTGCTCCATATTTGGAAGAAAAAGAATAACTTACCAGAGGACATAGACAAATCATGGGATCTAACGAGGCGAGGGGCTGCATACTTTGTGGATAAAGTTGGAAGGATATTGCATG GTTATGAGGTTATTGGCATGGAAAATCTACCAGAAGGACCtggaattattatttattaccatGGAGCTATTGTTATAGACTATCCATTTTTGGTAGCTCGAATGTATATAGAGAAAGGAAAAGCCATCCATTCTGTGGTTCATAACTACATATGTCACTTGCCAG GAATACAGCTGCTTCTTAAAATGACTGGTTGCAAAAATTTCAGCAGAGATGAATGTGTGAAAATTCTGAAGGAAGGCCATTCACTGGGGATTGCCCCTGGAGGACTTCGAGAATTAAACTTTAGTGATGAATTCTACAATCTACTGTGGGGTAACCATATAGGTTTTGCAAAGGTGGCTTTAGAGGCCAAAGTG cCCATCATCCCTATATTTACAGAAAATGTTCGTGAAGTCTGCAGAACAATTGGAAAGATAT GGTTGACAAAATGGCTGTATAATAATGTTGCACCTCTAGTCCTTCCCACATATGGAGGATTTCCAGTCAAATTACGCACACACATTGGCGAACCCATCCCATATGATCCCAATATAACTGCTAAAGAGCTGGCTCAAAAA ACAAAAGCTGCAATTGAAAATCTTCGAGACAAATACCAAGAAAGACCAGGAAATATTCTTCGGGCTCTACTGGCACGTTTTGAGAAATGTCATAAAGACAACTAG